A window of the Caldalkalibacillus salinus genome harbors these coding sequences:
- a CDS encoding bile acid:sodium symporter family protein, whose product MQTLGKISQFFGNTFGVWVIIFSILAFFQPEWFTGITSIIVPLLGIVMFGMGLTLTPKDFSEVFRRPLDVAIGVGAQFTIMPLVAFALAYGFSLPPELAVGVILVGCCPGGTASNVMTYLSKGDTALSVSITSVSTVIAPILTPTLIWLLASQWLPVSASDLFLTIFKVIIIPIGLGIMARLIFGHIVDSSIKVLPLVSVTAIVAIVAGVVATSKENLVSTGVTVFAIVILHNLFGLALGYYLAKLLKVSESKRKAVSIEVGMQNSALGATLATLHFNPIAAIPSAIFSVWHNLSGPVLATYWSRKAQDRSKQQDTEQTSTL is encoded by the coding sequence ATGCAAACACTCGGAAAAATAAGCCAATTCTTTGGCAATACATTTGGCGTATGGGTCATTATTTTCTCTATACTGGCGTTTTTTCAACCTGAGTGGTTTACTGGTATCACGTCCATCATCGTACCTTTACTGGGAATCGTGATGTTCGGGATGGGTTTAACGTTAACCCCCAAAGACTTTAGTGAGGTCTTTCGTCGACCCTTGGATGTGGCTATTGGTGTTGGGGCACAGTTTACGATTATGCCACTCGTGGCTTTTGCTTTAGCTTACGGGTTCAGCTTGCCCCCTGAGCTTGCCGTTGGGGTAATTCTTGTCGGTTGCTGCCCCGGCGGAACTGCTTCTAATGTTATGACGTATTTGTCTAAAGGCGATACGGCACTTTCAGTTTCTATTACTTCTGTATCGACGGTGATAGCACCGATCCTTACACCGACGCTCATTTGGCTACTAGCCAGTCAGTGGCTCCCCGTATCGGCGAGTGACTTATTCTTAACCATTTTCAAAGTGATCATCATCCCTATTGGCTTAGGCATTATGGCACGTTTGATATTTGGACATATCGTAGACAGTAGTATTAAAGTGTTACCGCTGGTGTCTGTGACAGCCATCGTTGCCATCGTTGCAGGCGTGGTTGCAACCAGCAAAGAGAACCTCGTATCGACAGGAGTCACCGTTTTTGCCATTGTCATCTTACACAACCTATTCGGTTTAGCACTCGGCTATTATCTTGCGAAGTTACTCAAGGTCAGTGAATCGAAACGAAAAGCAGTATCCATTGAAGTGGGGATGCAGAATTCTGCCTTAGGCGCTACCTTAGCCACGCTTCATTTCAACCCGATTGCCGCAATTCCGAGCGCTATTTTTAGCGTGTGGCACAACTTATCAGGCCCTGTGCTTGCGACCTACTGGAGTCGGAAAGCCCAGGATAGAAGCAAACAACAAGATACTGAACAGACCTCCACGCTGTAG
- a CDS encoding dimethylarginine dimethylaminohydrolase family protein, protein MAAEQEKHYQLKTYCYNEYDPLKRVVLCQPQYMTIRDVINETQSKYKDEGIDIDRAVEQHTKLVKTLREHDVDVILLPYHKKYPEQVFTRDIGFTLGQTIFVADMAHEVREGEEDVLKLWLEDENIPYYNLIGDEIEGGDVIIDGENVYVGLSNRTNKQAVEHLQGLLSNFNVIKVPFKEKYLHLDCVFNVVSPDVALIYEPALTQENIDTFSSRYDLIKVNEEEQFKLGTNVLCIGNNKVLSLPVNKHVNDELRKRGFDVIEVDITEIIKSGGSFRCCTLPLLRG, encoded by the coding sequence ATGGCTGCAGAACAGGAAAAGCATTATCAATTAAAAACATACTGTTATAACGAGTATGATCCATTGAAACGTGTCGTCTTGTGCCAACCGCAATATATGACTATCCGTGACGTCATCAATGAAACCCAGTCGAAATACAAAGATGAAGGCATTGATATTGATCGTGCCGTGGAGCAGCATACCAAGCTTGTTAAGACACTTCGTGAACACGATGTGGATGTCATTTTACTTCCCTATCATAAGAAATATCCAGAGCAGGTGTTCACACGTGATATCGGCTTCACGCTAGGACAAACGATTTTTGTTGCTGACATGGCCCATGAAGTCCGTGAAGGTGAGGAGGATGTACTAAAGCTGTGGTTAGAAGATGAGAATATTCCCTATTACAACCTTATTGGAGACGAGATTGAAGGCGGGGACGTCATCATTGATGGAGAGAATGTCTACGTGGGATTGAGTAATCGAACGAACAAACAAGCGGTGGAGCACTTGCAAGGCTTATTATCAAACTTTAATGTTATAAAGGTCCCGTTTAAGGAAAAATATTTACACTTAGATTGTGTGTTTAATGTAGTGTCACCAGACGTCGCCTTGATTTACGAACCGGCCCTTACACAAGAGAATATCGATACGTTTTCATCGCGTTATGACCTGATCAAAGTGAACGAAGAAGAGCAGTTTAAACTAGGCACAAACGTATTATGTATAGGGAATAACAAAGTGTTAAGCTTACCTGTTAACAAACATGTCAATGACGAGCTACGTAAGCGAGGATTTGATGTCATCGAAGTGGATATCACAGAAATCATAAAGTCAGGGGGCTCCTTCCGGTGTTGCACCTTACCGTTGCTGCGAGGTTGA
- a CDS encoding alpha amylase family protein, which produces MKRTVAVLLSIVLLLGLVVPVTAKGGNDQSRKQVLQNLVEEEDKKARILWYDLSANIPNLNTPEKVKDIVTKTKNANFDTIILDVKNYTGFVGYNSDIAPHIHTSTIPGYNEFPEGYDLLEEVIEEAHSQGLKVHANVNVFSEGNNIYADGPAFNNPEWQTVLYQAYRLAQAENGSTFKITGVNASRQDNTLVMYTPSEYSESPANHWGAEVQVVDGEVTQVVDRVGGAPALEVPENGYVLSGHGEARAWILENLEEGARVGVSESDYDLIPASEYPSYSTFVNPIREDVQAYELSIMEEILTNYDVDGLVLDRARYSNEYADFSDLSRQQFEAYIGQEVENWPEDIYTVDFSDEAQEVVPGPHYKKWIEWRAGNIQQFFQRAEQLVHGVDESLFFSTYVGSWYPLYYSEGVNWASRTYKPEYDWASADYHKTGYAETLDFLMTGNYFAEVTREEAVEAGNPDWYSVEGSADIAMDVVNEATFVYGSLYLAQYEGDPEQFRRGLRSVLDKTHGIMLFDLVYLEMYEWWHIVEEEFAEDSEAPHEIPGLLNMVRENR; this is translated from the coding sequence ATGAAAAGAACAGTCGCCGTATTATTGTCTATTGTATTATTGCTAGGCCTTGTGGTACCTGTTACAGCAAAAGGTGGAAACGACCAATCTAGGAAGCAAGTGCTTCAGAACCTCGTGGAGGAAGAGGATAAAAAAGCGCGTATCTTATGGTATGACTTGTCAGCCAATATCCCGAACCTTAACACGCCTGAGAAGGTTAAGGATATCGTGACCAAAACAAAGAATGCCAACTTTGATACGATTATTCTAGATGTTAAAAACTATACAGGATTTGTAGGCTATAACAGTGATATCGCCCCACACATTCATACATCAACGATACCGGGGTACAATGAGTTTCCTGAAGGTTACGACTTATTAGAAGAAGTGATTGAGGAAGCGCATAGTCAAGGATTAAAAGTCCACGCCAATGTCAACGTATTTTCAGAAGGGAATAATATATACGCTGATGGACCTGCTTTTAACAATCCAGAATGGCAAACGGTACTGTATCAAGCGTATCGACTTGCTCAAGCAGAGAATGGCAGTACCTTTAAAATCACGGGTGTCAATGCTAGCCGCCAAGATAACACACTCGTCATGTATACCCCAAGTGAATACAGTGAATCTCCTGCAAATCATTGGGGAGCCGAAGTCCAAGTTGTGGATGGTGAAGTGACACAAGTCGTCGACCGTGTGGGCGGCGCACCTGCACTCGAAGTGCCTGAAAACGGTTACGTTCTATCAGGACACGGAGAAGCAAGAGCATGGATTTTAGAAAACCTAGAAGAAGGTGCTCGAGTTGGGGTTTCAGAAAGTGATTATGACCTCATTCCAGCGTCTGAATATCCTTCTTACTCAACCTTTGTGAATCCCATCCGTGAGGACGTTCAAGCATATGAACTAAGTATTATGGAAGAAATCCTTACGAACTACGATGTTGACGGTCTTGTATTGGACCGTGCACGATACTCTAATGAGTACGCGGACTTCAGCGACTTAAGTCGCCAGCAATTCGAAGCTTATATTGGACAAGAAGTAGAGAATTGGCCAGAGGATATTTATACGGTCGATTTTTCTGATGAGGCCCAGGAAGTGGTACCAGGCCCTCATTATAAAAAATGGATAGAGTGGCGTGCGGGTAACATTCAACAATTTTTCCAAAGAGCTGAACAGCTTGTACATGGGGTAGATGAATCTCTATTCTTCAGCACTTATGTTGGCTCTTGGTATCCCCTTTACTATAGTGAGGGAGTGAATTGGGCTAGCCGAACGTACAAACCGGAGTATGACTGGGCAAGCGCAGATTATCATAAAACCGGATATGCAGAAACACTAGACTTTCTGATGACCGGAAACTACTTTGCTGAAGTGACCAGAGAAGAAGCAGTGGAAGCAGGTAATCCAGACTGGTATAGTGTAGAAGGTTCTGCTGATATTGCCATGGATGTAGTCAATGAGGCGACATTCGTCTACGGAAGCTTGTACCTCGCACAGTACGAAGGTGATCCAGAACAATTCAGAAGAGGATTACGTTCTGTATTAGACAAGACACATGGGATTATGCTTTTTGACCTCGTGTATCTGGAAATGTACGAGTGGTGGCATATTGTAGAAGAAGAATTTGCAGAAGATTCCGAGGCACCGCATGAGATTCCAGGGCTTCTTAATATGGTGCGAGAAAATAGATAA
- the proC gene encoding pyrroline-5-carboxylate reductase, which produces MKLLIIGAGRMSEAIISGLVQQGRIKAKDIIVSNQKSMDRLQALQQTYHVTVTPEWPSYVHQVDAVLLAAPPHAHDTLLAELSHSVSQPFIMTVAAGIDPTYMEERLPQGTPVAWIMPNTAAQVQRSLSTYTLGRYVTEKDKQTLHMILEAIGQAVLLSEQQVHDMTAITGSAPAFLYLFCEALEKAAQSYGVSPEQARTLVTNMISGSAAMLEAGYDPGDLREQVTTPGGSTAAGLDILHQHRFEALLKEAVKATNAHARGEQ; this is translated from the coding sequence ATGAAACTATTAATTATCGGGGCCGGGCGAATGTCTGAGGCGATCATCTCTGGTCTCGTACAACAAGGACGTATTAAAGCGAAAGATATCATTGTGAGTAATCAAAAAAGCATGGACCGACTCCAAGCGTTACAGCAGACGTATCACGTGACAGTCACGCCTGAGTGGCCTTCGTACGTGCACCAGGTAGACGCCGTATTATTAGCTGCCCCACCCCATGCACACGACACCTTATTGGCTGAATTGAGCCACTCTGTATCCCAGCCGTTCATTATGACAGTCGCGGCTGGGATCGATCCAACTTATATGGAGGAGCGGTTACCTCAAGGAACGCCCGTGGCATGGATAATGCCTAATACGGCGGCTCAAGTTCAGCGATCACTGTCGACTTACACGCTTGGTCGATACGTAACGGAAAAAGATAAGCAAACGTTGCACATGATTCTCGAGGCGATCGGACAGGCCGTCCTCCTTTCTGAGCAGCAAGTTCATGATATGACGGCCATCACGGGTAGTGCGCCTGCGTTCTTGTATCTATTCTGCGAAGCACTTGAAAAAGCGGCTCAATCTTATGGTGTCTCTCCTGAACAAGCCCGCACCCTTGTTACCAACATGATCAGTGGCTCCGCAGCTATGCTAGAAGCCGGATATGACCCAGGTGATCTAAGAGAACAAGTTACAACACCAGGTGGTTCAACCGCCGCTGGACTAGATATCCTTCATCAGCATCGGTTTGAGGCGCTATTGAAGGAAGCTGTAAAAGCCACAAATGCTCACGCCCGAGGAGAGCAGTGA
- a CDS encoding M42 family metallopeptidase, with protein MKTLLQELTQLIGPPGFEEKVVKYIYQKVKPYADEVRVDGIGNVIATKKGRGEGPSLLISAHMDEVGFIVKKIEPNGLLRFEKDGGHDDRILLAQKVRLQTEQGIVQGVIGTISAHFAKFDDPHAVRKHSQLYIDVGASSAAEAREMGIEVGTPVAWATELDYIGQANGKQRLVGKAFDDRASCALLIHLLQELHTVDLKGDLHLVFSVQEEVGLRGAKVVSFDTQPDITLAIDTTPVSDTLENMMDQTLLLGQGPGIKVMDFSLVTHPWVRKRLIKVAETHHIPYQLEVFPGIGTDGGALATSLGGLPTGVISIPSRYAHSPVEVMDYEDFLYSYELTKQFVLSIGDEQVVFTELSDKA; from the coding sequence ATGAAAACATTACTACAAGAGCTAACGCAGTTGATTGGTCCCCCTGGTTTCGAGGAAAAGGTAGTCAAATACATATATCAAAAAGTTAAGCCTTACGCAGATGAAGTGCGAGTGGATGGCATCGGAAACGTTATTGCCACCAAAAAGGGCCGAGGCGAAGGACCGAGCCTTCTCATATCTGCGCATATGGATGAGGTTGGATTCATCGTCAAAAAGATCGAACCCAACGGTTTATTACGATTTGAAAAAGATGGCGGTCACGATGATCGTATCCTTTTAGCCCAAAAAGTGCGTTTACAAACTGAACAAGGGATCGTACAGGGGGTCATTGGTACGATATCCGCTCACTTTGCCAAATTCGACGATCCTCATGCGGTAAGAAAGCATTCCCAACTGTATATCGATGTGGGGGCAAGCTCGGCAGCAGAAGCACGTGAGATGGGGATTGAAGTGGGTACGCCCGTGGCTTGGGCAACTGAATTAGACTACATTGGACAAGCGAATGGCAAACAAAGACTGGTCGGTAAAGCCTTTGATGATCGGGCTAGCTGTGCGCTCCTCATTCATCTATTACAAGAGTTACACACAGTAGACCTCAAAGGCGACCTACATTTGGTTTTCTCCGTGCAGGAAGAAGTGGGATTACGCGGTGCCAAGGTGGTCTCCTTCGATACACAGCCAGATATAACTCTGGCCATAGATACCACGCCAGTTAGTGACACACTCGAAAATATGATGGATCAGACTCTCTTGTTGGGACAAGGACCGGGTATTAAAGTCATGGATTTCAGCTTAGTCACACACCCATGGGTACGCAAACGTCTCATCAAGGTAGCAGAGACACATCATATCCCATATCAGCTGGAAGTGTTTCCTGGTATCGGCACTGACGGAGGTGCCTTGGCCACAAGCTTAGGTGGACTTCCAACGGGGGTCATTTCTATTCCATCCCGTTACGCTCACTCCCCTGTGGAAGTAATGGATTATGAAGATTTCTTATACTCTTATGAGCTGACAAAGCAATTTGTCCTTTCAATTGGTGATGAGCAGGTCGTATTTACTGAGTTAAGTGATAAAGCGTAG
- a CDS encoding zinc ribbon domain-containing protein, whose amino-acid sequence MSEIASNGKGCIKCGHTEAETKEIATTGTGLSKMFDIQHNRFMVVYCTHCGYSEFYNKDANRTSDVIDFFFGG is encoded by the coding sequence ATGAGTGAGATAGCCAGCAATGGTAAGGGATGTATCAAATGCGGACACACAGAAGCGGAAACGAAGGAGATTGCGACGACAGGGACAGGACTTTCTAAAATGTTTGATATCCAACATAATAGATTTATGGTTGTTTACTGCACCCATTGTGGGTATTCAGAGTTTTATAATAAAGATGCAAATAGAACCTCAGATGTCATCGATTTCTTCTTTGGAGGTTAG
- a CDS encoding FAD-dependent oxidoreductase, protein MAKVFEADIIIIGGGIGGCSAALAAAKSGKKVIVTEETKWIGGQLTSQAVPPDEHRWIEQFGCTQTYRQFRDRVRAYYKREYPLTSDARREQRLNPGNAWVSRIAHEPRVALNVIETMLAPYMSNGTITILKQHKMIDAEVEKDHILSVTVRDMVQKQRKILVGSYFLDATEIGDVLPHAGVEYVTGAESQEQTGEPNAHSGEAKPLDMQSITHCMAVDYVEGGDFTIEKPEQYDFWKDYQASFLDHKQLSWYGPDASTGESRPFSMFPGDSSAPSLWDYRRLIDPTNFEADFFEGGISILNWPQNDYWLGPVYEVDEEERERHLYGAKQLTLSLLYWLQTEAPREKGGYGYPGLRPRGDIVGTDDGLALHPYIRESRRIKAEHTVLEQHINADVRGDKGIKHVPDSVGVGSYWIDLHPTVETNRLFFAPSYPFEIPLGSMIPIRVENLIPAAKNIGVTHLTNGCFRLHPVEWNIGEAAGYLAAYALEHGRTPREIYHDEETLSTFQSFIVSEGIEIKWPEIGILE, encoded by the coding sequence ATGGCAAAGGTATTTGAAGCGGACATCATTATTATTGGTGGAGGTATCGGCGGCTGTTCTGCTGCTTTAGCCGCTGCTAAATCGGGAAAAAAAGTGATTGTTACGGAGGAAACCAAGTGGATAGGCGGTCAATTAACGAGTCAAGCGGTTCCACCTGATGAGCATCGTTGGATTGAACAGTTCGGTTGTACCCAAACATACCGCCAATTTAGAGATCGTGTGCGCGCTTATTACAAACGTGAATATCCTCTAACATCAGATGCCCGACGTGAGCAGCGTTTAAATCCAGGCAACGCATGGGTGAGTCGTATAGCTCATGAGCCCAGAGTGGCACTCAACGTAATTGAAACAATGCTAGCCCCGTACATGAGCAATGGTACAATCACCATCCTCAAACAACATAAGATGATTGACGCTGAGGTGGAGAAGGATCATATCCTTTCTGTCACGGTCAGAGATATGGTCCAAAAGCAAAGGAAAATACTCGTAGGAAGCTACTTCTTAGATGCGACCGAGATCGGAGACGTTTTACCACACGCTGGGGTGGAATATGTGACCGGAGCTGAGTCTCAGGAACAAACGGGGGAGCCCAATGCGCATAGCGGTGAAGCGAAGCCCTTGGATATGCAATCTATTACACACTGCATGGCAGTAGACTATGTAGAGGGCGGAGATTTTACAATAGAAAAGCCTGAACAGTATGACTTCTGGAAGGATTATCAGGCGTCATTCCTAGATCATAAGCAGTTAAGCTGGTATGGTCCTGATGCATCGACGGGTGAATCGCGACCTTTCAGCATGTTTCCTGGGGACAGTTCGGCTCCTTCTTTGTGGGATTATCGACGTCTGATAGATCCTACTAATTTTGAGGCCGATTTCTTTGAAGGCGGGATATCGATTCTAAACTGGCCACAGAATGACTACTGGTTAGGCCCTGTTTATGAAGTGGACGAAGAAGAAAGAGAGCGCCATCTATATGGGGCAAAACAACTGACCTTGTCGTTATTGTATTGGTTGCAAACCGAGGCACCAAGGGAAAAAGGAGGGTACGGATATCCCGGGCTACGTCCTAGAGGAGACATCGTGGGGACTGATGATGGATTGGCCCTTCACCCGTATATACGAGAATCGCGACGGATAAAGGCTGAACATACCGTCCTAGAACAGCACATTAATGCTGATGTACGTGGGGATAAAGGCATCAAGCATGTACCTGATTCTGTTGGTGTCGGAAGCTATTGGATCGACCTTCATCCAACTGTAGAAACCAACCGACTTTTCTTTGCCCCAAGTTATCCCTTCGAAATTCCGTTGGGCAGTATGATTCCTATCAGAGTAGAGAATCTTATTCCTGCAGCTAAGAATATTGGGGTCACTCACCTAACCAATGGTTGCTTTCGACTACACCCCGTGGAATGGAACATAGGAGAAGCGGCCGGTTATCTCGCAGCTTATGCATTAGAGCATGGACGGACACCGAGAGAAATCTACCACGATGAAGAGACACTCTCCACTTTCCAGTCTTTTATTGTCAGTGAAGGGATAGAAATCAAATGGCCTGAGATCGGCATATTAGAATAA
- a CDS encoding spore coat protein translates to MSMNFSAHEVMELHEVLNDAIQGLNTLKLYRPHVRDQQLLSMIDRHANACTMEYNNLVSMANQQDMGQAVPNRPQTMTNHTQQNMQPQYGLNNPQMQNPAPSPDAIDDMDTTICLISCHKNSATMKMKATLEMANPALRQMMQQGANASADMAYEAFQYANQKGYYQIPTLKDTTQQTYLHSYGMAPTANQQGPSAPLM, encoded by the coding sequence ATGTCAATGAATTTCAGTGCACATGAAGTGATGGAACTTCATGAAGTTCTAAATGATGCCATTCAAGGATTAAACACATTAAAGTTGTATCGCCCACACGTCAGGGATCAGCAACTACTATCCATGATAGACAGACATGCTAACGCGTGTACAATGGAGTACAACAACCTCGTATCGATGGCGAATCAACAGGATATGGGTCAAGCCGTTCCAAACCGTCCTCAGACGATGACGAACCACACGCAACAGAATATGCAGCCTCAGTACGGGTTAAACAACCCTCAAATGCAAAACCCTGCCCCATCTCCGGACGCGATTGATGACATGGATACAACCATTTGCCTTATTAGTTGCCACAAGAATAGTGCCACCATGAAAATGAAGGCCACATTGGAAATGGCCAACCCTGCGCTACGTCAAATGATGCAGCAAGGGGCTAACGCTTCAGCTGATATGGCTTATGAGGCTTTCCAATACGCTAACCAAAAAGGATATTATCAAATTCCTACTTTAAAGGATACCACGCAGCAAACGTACCTGCATTCTTACGGAATGGCACCAACAGCAAACCAACAAGGACCAAGCGCTCCACTGATGTAA
- a CDS encoding DUF1273 domain-containing protein has translation MVKSVVVTGYKAHELGVFNEKHPGIPYIKKAIEQPLRTLIEEGLEWVIISGQLGVELWAADVVFSLQEEYPHLQLAVLTPFLDQEKNWQEEKQERYQSILAQADYVNAISKRPYEGPWQFRAKNTFLLDHSDALILVYDDENEGTPKYLYEAACQRVESEDYTLIRVTSFDLQMIVDEETYEM, from the coding sequence ATGGTCAAAAGTGTTGTTGTCACTGGCTATAAAGCACATGAACTCGGTGTCTTTAACGAGAAGCACCCGGGTATTCCATACATTAAAAAAGCGATAGAACAGCCATTACGTACGCTGATTGAAGAAGGGTTAGAGTGGGTCATCATTTCAGGGCAGTTAGGTGTAGAGTTATGGGCAGCAGATGTGGTGTTTTCCCTTCAGGAGGAGTATCCACACCTTCAGTTAGCTGTTCTCACTCCCTTTCTAGATCAAGAAAAGAACTGGCAGGAGGAGAAGCAAGAACGTTATCAATCCATACTCGCACAGGCGGATTATGTGAATGCCATTTCCAAAAGACCGTATGAAGGGCCATGGCAATTTAGAGCAAAGAACACATTTTTACTCGATCATAGTGATGCCTTAATACTCGTATATGATGATGAAAATGAAGGCACACCGAAGTATTTGTATGAAGCCGCTTGTCAGAGAGTGGAATCTGAAGATTATACGCTTATCAGGGTTACGTCTTTCGATTTGCAGATGATTGTTGATGAAGAAACCTATGAGATGTAG